One genomic region from Ptychodera flava strain L36383 chromosome 14, AS_Pfla_20210202, whole genome shotgun sequence encodes:
- the LOC139148942 gene encoding RAC-gamma serine/threonine-protein kinase-like isoform X2, with amino-acid sequence MSTEAQVVKEGWVQKRGEYIKNWRPRYFVLKSDGSFIGFKEKPPQSDVNDPLNNFSVAKCQLMETEKPKSNTFIIRCLQWTTVIERTFHVETPQQRKEWIDAIQSVANSLKEQEESKSKAADQKEEDQTPEQRPKKTLDDFEFLKVLGKGTFGKVILVTEKATGQHYAIKILKKEVIVAKDEVAHTLTENRVLQTTKHPFLTSLKYSFQTKDRLCFVMEYVNGGELFFHLSRERVFSEERTRFYGAEIVSALAYLHSCNVIYRDLKLENLLLDKDGHIKITDFGLCKEEISYGATTKTFCGTPEYLAPEVLEDNDYGRAVDWWGTGVVMYEMMCGRLPFYNRDHEVLFEKILTEDIRFPKNLSDSAKNFLSGLLIKDPKLRLGGGPEDATEIMEHKFFESIHWDDLYNKRIPPPFKPEVTSETDTRFFDSEFTVEPVDLTPPTDKYLDTIQEEQPHFEKFSYSADKGLLKKD; translated from the exons GTGAATACATCAAGAATTGGAGGCCTCGGTATTTTGTGTTGAAATCTGATGGATCTTTCATTGGGTTCAAAGAAAAGCCGCCACAAAGTGATGTCAATGATCCGCTCAACAATTTCTCAGTAGCAA AATGTCAGTTGATGGAAACAGAAAAACCCAAGTCTAACACATTTATCATTCGATGTCTTCAATGGACAACTGTTATTGAAAGAACATTTCATGTAGAAACTCCACAACAAAG GAAAGAATGGATAGATGCTATACAGTCAGTAGCCAATTCATTGAAGGAACAAGAAGAGAGCAAAAGCAAAGCAGCTGACCAGAAGGAAGAGGACCAGACGCCAGAACAAAGACCTAAAAAA ACCCTagatgattttgaatttttgaaagtgctggGAAAAGGAACATTTGGAAAAGTGATCCTTGTCACAGAAAAGGCTACTGGTCAACATTACGCAATCAAGATACTCAAAAAGGAAGTCATTGTCGCCAAG GATGAAGTAGCACACACACTTACTGAGAATAGAGTACTCCAGACAACAAAACATCCCTTTCTCACA tcattaaaatattctttccaaaCAAAAGACAGGCTATGCTTTGTTATGGAGTATGTGAATGGCGGAGAGCTCTTTTTTCATTTATCAAGGGAGAGGGTTTTTTCTGAAGAACGAACTCGGTTCTATGGCGCTGAAATTGTCTCAGCATTAGCCTACTTACATTCCTGCAATGTGATTTACAGAGATCTCAAG TTAGAAAACTTACTATTAGACAAAGATGGACATATAAAGATAACAGACTTTGGTCTGTGCAAAGAGGAAATATCCTATGGAGCtacaacaaaaacattttgcgGAACACCGGAATATCTTGCTCCAGAG GTGTTAGAAGACAATGACTATGGCCGTGCTGTTGATTGGTGGGGAACTGGTGTTGTCATGTATGAAATGATGTGTGGTAGGTTACCGTTCTACAACAGAGATCATGAAGTGCTTTTTGAAAAGATTCTAACAGAAGATATACGGTTTCCAAAGAACTTATCCGACAGTGCTAAGAACTTCCTTTCAGGGCTGTTGATTAAGGATCCTAAACTCAG GCTTGGGGGAGGGCCAGAAGATGCAACAGAAATTATGGAACACAAGTTCTTTGAGTCTATTCACTGGGATGATCTCTACAACAAAAGG ATACCACCACCATTCAAACCAGAGGTGACATCAGAAACAGACACTAGGTTTTttgattcagaatttacagttGAACCAGTAGACCTCACTCCTCCAACAGATAAAT ATTTGGACACAATACAGGAGGAACAACCACACTTtgagaaattttcatattctgcTGACAAGGGACTCCTGAAGAAGGattga
- the LOC139148942 gene encoding RAC-gamma serine/threonine-protein kinase-like isoform X1: protein MSTEAQVVKEGWVQKRGEYIKNWRPRYFVLKSDGSFIGFKEKPPQSDVNDPLNNFSVAKCQLMETEKPKSNTFIIRCLQWTTVIERTFHVETPQQRKEWIDAIQSVANSLKEQEESKSKAADQKEEDQTPEQRPKKVTLDDFEFLKVLGKGTFGKVILVTEKATGQHYAIKILKKEVIVAKDEVAHTLTENRVLQTTKHPFLTSLKYSFQTKDRLCFVMEYVNGGELFFHLSRERVFSEERTRFYGAEIVSALAYLHSCNVIYRDLKLENLLLDKDGHIKITDFGLCKEEISYGATTKTFCGTPEYLAPEVLEDNDYGRAVDWWGTGVVMYEMMCGRLPFYNRDHEVLFEKILTEDIRFPKNLSDSAKNFLSGLLIKDPKLRLGGGPEDATEIMEHKFFESIHWDDLYNKRIPPPFKPEVTSETDTRFFDSEFTVEPVDLTPPTDKYLDTIQEEQPHFEKFSYSADKGLLKKD, encoded by the exons GTGAATACATCAAGAATTGGAGGCCTCGGTATTTTGTGTTGAAATCTGATGGATCTTTCATTGGGTTCAAAGAAAAGCCGCCACAAAGTGATGTCAATGATCCGCTCAACAATTTCTCAGTAGCAA AATGTCAGTTGATGGAAACAGAAAAACCCAAGTCTAACACATTTATCATTCGATGTCTTCAATGGACAACTGTTATTGAAAGAACATTTCATGTAGAAACTCCACAACAAAG GAAAGAATGGATAGATGCTATACAGTCAGTAGCCAATTCATTGAAGGAACAAGAAGAGAGCAAAAGCAAAGCAGCTGACCAGAAGGAAGAGGACCAGACGCCAGAACAAAGACCTAAAAAAGTT ACCCTagatgattttgaatttttgaaagtgctggGAAAAGGAACATTTGGAAAAGTGATCCTTGTCACAGAAAAGGCTACTGGTCAACATTACGCAATCAAGATACTCAAAAAGGAAGTCATTGTCGCCAAG GATGAAGTAGCACACACACTTACTGAGAATAGAGTACTCCAGACAACAAAACATCCCTTTCTCACA tcattaaaatattctttccaaaCAAAAGACAGGCTATGCTTTGTTATGGAGTATGTGAATGGCGGAGAGCTCTTTTTTCATTTATCAAGGGAGAGGGTTTTTTCTGAAGAACGAACTCGGTTCTATGGCGCTGAAATTGTCTCAGCATTAGCCTACTTACATTCCTGCAATGTGATTTACAGAGATCTCAAG TTAGAAAACTTACTATTAGACAAAGATGGACATATAAAGATAACAGACTTTGGTCTGTGCAAAGAGGAAATATCCTATGGAGCtacaacaaaaacattttgcgGAACACCGGAATATCTTGCTCCAGAG GTGTTAGAAGACAATGACTATGGCCGTGCTGTTGATTGGTGGGGAACTGGTGTTGTCATGTATGAAATGATGTGTGGTAGGTTACCGTTCTACAACAGAGATCATGAAGTGCTTTTTGAAAAGATTCTAACAGAAGATATACGGTTTCCAAAGAACTTATCCGACAGTGCTAAGAACTTCCTTTCAGGGCTGTTGATTAAGGATCCTAAACTCAG GCTTGGGGGAGGGCCAGAAGATGCAACAGAAATTATGGAACACAAGTTCTTTGAGTCTATTCACTGGGATGATCTCTACAACAAAAGG ATACCACCACCATTCAAACCAGAGGTGACATCAGAAACAGACACTAGGTTTTttgattcagaatttacagttGAACCAGTAGACCTCACTCCTCCAACAGATAAAT ATTTGGACACAATACAGGAGGAACAACCACACTTtgagaaattttcatattctgcTGACAAGGGACTCCTGAAGAAGGattga